The following proteins are encoded in a genomic region of uncultured Methanobrevibacter sp.:
- a CDS encoding class I SAM-dependent methyltransferase, translating into MVRLYGDNEDINSDKVKNFFADRANRELESDLSIVLFQDKENSEQRHIEEKKLLHEHIDVTGKKVLEVGCGIGRWVEALYDKCESYLGIDYTEDLIEIAEKTYDYDNCKFQVMSATDIDEDKLLIEPPFDIIIFSGVLMYINDEDIKLVFEELNRVGADDKKLFIMEPVSHIESRLTLKDFYSEGLEADYNAIYRTKDEYMELFKGLNYNNVFSDDLFKDLSDHSETHYMFFVIE; encoded by the coding sequence ATGGTAAGATTATACGGTGATAATGAGGATATTAACTCTGATAAAGTTAAAAACTTTTTTGCAGATAGGGCTAATCGTGAGTTGGAAAGTGATTTATCAATTGTTTTATTCCAGGATAAGGAAAATTCCGAACAAAGACATATTGAAGAAAAAAAATTATTACATGAACACATTGATGTAACCGGTAAAAAAGTTCTTGAAGTCGGCTGCGGAATCGGCCGTTGGGTTGAAGCATTATATGATAAATGCGAATCATACCTCGGAATTGATTATACTGAAGATTTAATTGAAATAGCTGAAAAAACTTATGACTATGACAACTGCAAGTTCCAGGTCATGTCTGCAACAGATATTGATGAAGATAAACTTTTAATTGAACCTCCATTTGATATTATTATTTTCAGCGGAGTTTTAATGTACATTAACGATGAAGATATAAAACTTGTTTTTGAAGAATTGAACCGTGTAGGTGCTGATGATAAAAAATTATTCATAATGGAGCCTGTTTCTCATATTGAATCAAGATTAACTCTTAAAGATTTCTATTCTGAAGGTTTGGAAGCAGATTATAATGCCATATACAGAACTAAAGATGAATATATGGAATTATTCAAAGGTTTGAATTATAATAATGTATTTTCAGATGACCTTTTTAAAGATTTAAGCGATCATAGTGAAACCCACTATATGTTTTTCGTAATTGAATAA
- a CDS encoding phosphorylcholine transferase LicD — protein MTNQDEETLNHIKEIEYMILKDFIEICDNNDIEYYLIYGTQIGAIRHQGFIPWDDDIDVILFRKDYEKFLKVMEENPSDKYTIFDSRYDDEYFFQFGRMSLNGTYWAEYWDKQVSFKLGIHIDLFILDNLPDNNLKRKLHIQRCYYLARLYSISVLRFDNYSKVLNVILNLTHSLINVLRLSPKYFQKKLYKLFTKYENSSSGKYVTDLTLMEKVTFKKEDYKPPKKAQFEDIVANIPNDDYNTLTPIYGDYMQLPPEEDRVAHILNEIDFGPY, from the coding sequence ATGACCAATCAGGATGAAGAGACTCTTAATCATATTAAAGAAATCGAATATATGATTTTAAAGGATTTCATTGAAATCTGTGATAATAATGATATCGAATATTACCTGATTTACGGAACACAAATCGGTGCGATTAGGCATCAGGGTTTCATTCCGTGGGATGATGATATTGATGTTATATTATTTAGGAAGGATTACGAAAAATTCCTGAAGGTCATGGAGGAAAATCCTTCAGATAAATACACTATTTTTGATTCAAGATATGATGATGAATATTTCTTCCAGTTTGGCAGAATGTCATTGAACGGTACTTATTGGGCAGAATATTGGGATAAACAGGTTTCATTTAAACTTGGAATCCACATAGATTTATTTATATTGGATAATCTCCCTGATAATAATCTTAAAAGAAAATTACATATTCAGAGATGCTATTATCTTGCAAGGTTATATTCAATTTCAGTTTTAAGATTTGACAACTATTCCAAAGTTCTAAATGTAATTTTAAATTTAACTCATAGCTTGATTAATGTATTACGTTTATCTCCAAAATATTTTCAAAAAAAGCTATATAAACTGTTTACAAAATATGAAAACAGCAGCAGCGGAAAGTATGTTACAGATTTGACATTGATGGAAAAGGTTACTTTTAAAAAAGAGGATTATAAACCTCCTAAAAAGGCTCAATTTGAAGATATTGTAGCAAATATTCCTAATGATGATTACAATACTTTAACTCCGATTTATGGAGATTATATGCAGCTTCCGCCCGAAGAAGACCGTGTTGCACATATTCTAAATGAAATTGATTTCGGCCCGTATTAA
- a CDS encoding glycosyltransferase family 52: MSKEHKNVCLVTTVYSFFLYLLIKGYNENDIFIFTAWFPKEVSKNIPHIQMPPVAFRYGAKMYSTDSIKGIFQNVLGYCRYFYGYIKLRILFFIKTCNKEIDIYGHAQTPFSYMFYENENSNIIEDGLQNYNPNICETHKINPIIDKILHLCGIYFLNANEALGSHKNIKTVYLTREFNHPLIKDKVEVIDIEKKWNNLTDNEQNEILDIFNVNVANINFDGKTALILSQPLSEDNLATYEDELKIYDEFIDKFSDYEIIIKPHPRDEKDYTKIYPNIKVIDKHFPIELLNLININPTVVCSAISTALLNFKNSEIYIYQGELKNERLKKLREELIKLINEKN, translated from the coding sequence ATGTCTAAAGAACATAAAAATGTATGTCTAGTTACAACAGTATATTCATTTTTCTTATATTTGTTAATCAAAGGATACAATGAGAATGATATTTTTATATTTACTGCATGGTTTCCAAAAGAAGTATCAAAAAATATCCCCCATATTCAAATGCCTCCTGTTGCATTCCGATATGGTGCTAAAATGTATTCAACAGATTCAATTAAAGGGATTTTCCAAAATGTACTTGGATACTGCAGATATTTCTATGGATATATTAAATTAAGAATATTATTCTTCATTAAAACATGTAATAAAGAGATTGATATATACGGACATGCACAAACACCTTTTTCATACATGTTTTATGAAAATGAAAATTCAAATATCATTGAAGATGGGCTTCAAAATTACAATCCAAACATCTGTGAAACCCATAAAATAAATCCGATAATTGACAAAATTCTCCATTTATGCGGCATTTACTTTTTAAATGCCAATGAGGCGTTAGGAAGCCATAAAAATATAAAAACTGTTTATTTAACACGTGAATTTAATCATCCATTAATTAAAGATAAAGTTGAAGTAATTGACATTGAAAAAAAATGGAATAACTTAACTGACAACGAACAGAATGAAATTTTAGATATATTCAACGTCAATGTTGCTAACATTAATTTTGATGGAAAAACTGCATTAATCTTATCCCAACCTTTGAGTGAAGATAATTTAGCAACTTATGAGGATGAATTAAAAATCTATGATGAATTTATCGACAAATTTTCAGATTATGAGATAATCATAAAACCTCATCCAAGAGATGAAAAGGATTATACAAAGATTTATCCAAACATAAAAGTTATTGATAAACATTTTCCAATCGAATTATTAAATTTAATAAATATTAATCCAACAGTCGTTTGTTCCGCAATTTCAACAGCCTTATTAAACTTCAAGAATTCTGAAATATATATTTATCAAGGTGAATTGAAAAATGAAAGATTAAAAAAACTAAGAGAAGAATTGATTAAATTGATTAATGAAAAAAATTAA
- a CDS encoding Gfo/Idh/MocA family oxidoreductase yields the protein MIKVITYGTYDLFHYGHQRLLERAKELGDYLIVGVTADDFDKQRGKINVKQSLMERIESVRATGLADEIIIEEYEGQKIDDIKRYGVDIFTVGSDWVGHFDYLKDYCDVIYLERTEGVSSSDIRSKNRGVNLGLIGEGNVLKKFYDESKYVNGINVNAIFISNDSEKEVYENDSLFLTHSYDDLLNVVDAVFIISHPSKHYEHIKKALNAGKHVLCESPITLNESEYVELEKLANEKNLILMDSIKTAYSTAYNRLLLLLKGGNIGDIYSVDATCTSLREFDDNSWNSITSWAPTALLPIFQILGVNYNDMTINSLLLDDKSNFDLFTKIDFQYDNAVASIKVANSVKSEGELIISGSEGYAYVPAPWWKTDYFELRYENQEDNRKYFYQLDGEGIRYELVAFAKSIELGKNNTYIDSEVSKAICRVMQDFENNNFNIIKKY from the coding sequence ATGATTAAAGTAATAACCTACGGAACTTATGATTTGTTCCATTACGGCCATCAAAGACTCCTTGAACGAGCAAAAGAATTGGGTGATTATCTGATTGTGGGAGTTACAGCAGATGATTTTGACAAACAAAGAGGAAAAATCAATGTTAAACAGTCATTGATGGAGAGAATAGAATCCGTCAGAGCAACCGGACTGGCAGATGAAATAATAATTGAGGAATATGAAGGCCAAAAAATAGACGATATCAAAAGATACGGAGTAGATATATTCACCGTAGGTTCCGATTGGGTAGGTCACTTTGATTATCTAAAAGATTACTGCGATGTCATATACTTGGAGAGAACAGAAGGAGTATCAAGTTCCGATATCCGTTCCAAAAACAGAGGCGTTAATTTGGGTTTAATTGGTGAAGGTAATGTCTTAAAGAAGTTTTATGATGAATCCAAGTATGTCAATGGAATCAATGTTAATGCAATTTTTATAAGCAATGACTCTGAAAAGGAAGTTTATGAAAATGACTCTTTATTTTTAACTCACAGTTATGATGATTTGTTGAATGTGGTTGATGCGGTATTTATCATATCTCATCCCTCAAAACATTATGAGCATATTAAAAAAGCTTTAAATGCCGGAAAACATGTGCTGTGTGAGTCTCCAATAACATTAAACGAATCTGAATATGTTGAATTGGAAAAGTTAGCTAATGAGAAAAATCTGATTTTAATGGATTCTATCAAAACTGCTTATTCAACAGCATATAACAGATTATTGCTTTTACTTAAAGGTGGAAATATTGGGGACATCTACTCTGTAGATGCAACATGCACCAGTTTAAGAGAATTTGATGATAATTCATGGAACAGTATTACTTCATGGGCTCCTACTGCATTATTACCAATATTTCAGATTTTAGGCGTAAACTACAATGACATGACAATTAATTCACTGCTTTTAGATGATAAATCTAATTTTGATTTGTTTACCAAAATTGATTTTCAATATGATAATGCAGTTGCATCAATAAAAGTTGCAAACAGTGTTAAATCAGAGGGTGAACTTATAATTTCGGGTTCTGAAGGTTATGCATATGTTCCTGCACCTTGGTGGAAAACTGATTATTTTGAGTTAAGATATGAAAATCAGGAAGACAATAGAAAGTATTTCTATCAGTTGGACGGTGAAGGAATAAGATATGAACTTGTTGCCTTTGCAAAATCTATTGAACTTGGAAAAAATAATACATATATTGACTCAGAAGTTTCAAAAGCAATCTGTAGGGTTATGCAGGATTTTGAAAATAATAATTTCAATATTATTAAAAAATATTAA
- a CDS encoding DapH/DapD/GlmU-related protein, whose translation MSEDRFDGWKAPEIKECELTKYNWLVQNKDNLELGYKTDIGAFTYINAKNHVVIEDYVQIGSHCSIYSISTIDDKEGEVILKENCRIGTHSVVMPGVTVGKNSIIGAFSFVTEDIPDNVVAFGVPAKVVRKID comes from the coding sequence ATGAGTGAAGATAGATTTGATGGCTGGAAAGCTCCTGAAATAAAAGAATGTGAATTAACTAAGTATAATTGGTTGGTTCAAAACAAAGACAATTTGGAATTAGGTTACAAGACTGATATTGGTGCATTTACATATATTAATGCAAAAAATCATGTTGTAATTGAAGATTATGTTCAAATTGGATCTCACTGTTCCATTTATTCAATATCTACTATTGATGATAAGGAAGGGGAAGTAATCTTAAAAGAAAACTGCAGAATCGGAACTCATTCAGTAGTGATGCCTGGAGTTACTGTGGGTAAAAATTCCATTATTGGTGCTTTTAGTTTTGTAACTGAAGATATTCCTGATAATGTTGTTGCTTTCGGCGTTCCGGCTAAAGTAGTGAGAAAAATTGATTAA
- a CDS encoding DUF4422 domain-containing protein translates to MNQKIEIFILTHKKFDEQYDSNLYKPLLNGSCMLDDDYGYIRDDSGENISNLNKYFAEFTGQFWAWKNSDADIIGFCHYRRWFVRNLKFDKLTKKDIINDLSKFDIILPQKRRLNGTVSEVIQDSLKINPDYGVKYEDYLILGETIKEDFPEYYTSFQKVMNSKSAYYNTMFISNKKLADNYFKWLFDIFKKVFDKIDLSKYPKNNKRVFGFFGEILLNVYVLNNNLKIKEHYILFNDRKFPVFDVLCRRFPKLVSVETRLVSLLS, encoded by the coding sequence ATGAATCAAAAAATTGAAATATTTATTTTAACTCATAAAAAGTTTGATGAACAATATGATTCAAATTTGTATAAACCTTTATTAAATGGGTCTTGCATGTTGGATGACGATTATGGATACATTAGGGATGATTCTGGAGAAAATATCTCAAATTTAAATAAATATTTCGCGGAGTTCACTGGTCAATTTTGGGCTTGGAAGAATTCGGATGCTGATATAATAGGTTTTTGCCATTACCGTCGTTGGTTTGTTAGAAATTTAAAATTTGATAAATTAACAAAAAAGGACATAATTAATGATTTATCCAAATTTGATATTATTCTTCCTCAGAAAAGAAGATTAAACGGTACTGTTTCGGAAGTTATTCAAGATAGTTTAAAAATTAATCCTGATTATGGTGTGAAATATGAAGATTATTTGATTTTAGGTGAAACAATAAAAGAGGATTTTCCGGAGTATTACACCTCATTTCAGAAAGTGATGAATAGTAAAAGCGCTTATTATAATACTATGTTTATATCTAATAAAAAATTGGCGGATAATTATTTCAAATGGCTTTTTGATATTTTTAAAAAGGTCTTTGATAAAATTGATCTTTCTAAATATCCTAAAAATAATAAAAGAGTATTTGGATTTTTTGGTGAAATTTTATTGAATGTATATGTTTTAAATAATAATCTAAAAATTAAAGAACATTATATTTTGTTTAATGATAGAAAGTTTCCTGTTTTTGATGTCTTATGTCGCAGATTTCCAAAATTAGTGTCTGTTGAAACTAGGTTAGTTTCTTTATTGTCTTAA
- a CDS encoding cytidylyltransferase domain-containing protein has translation MKLLFTICGRAGSKGIKNKNVKNFLDKPLALYSLSVIDLYLKDSKYDADIVVNTDSEDLINIFNDNDVHPVQIIERTSDLAGDNVAKVDVIQNCLEIMEEKNGIYDLVIDLDITSPLRTVKDLDDMVEKKLNTDYDLIFSVTDSRRNPYFNMVMETEHGYDRVIKSNFNTRQEAPVIYDMNASIYVYSREFLQRKVGLFDGKCGIHKMFDTGVLDLDHENDMFLMEVIAKYLFENNEEFAKVYNNI, from the coding sequence ATGAAATTATTGTTTACAATTTGTGGGAGAGCAGGGTCTAAAGGAATTAAAAATAAAAATGTTAAAAACTTTTTAGATAAGCCTTTAGCATTATATTCATTATCTGTAATTGATTTATACTTAAAAGATTCAAAATATGATGCAGATATTGTTGTAAATACTGACAGTGAAGATTTGATTAATATATTTAATGATAATGATGTTCATCCGGTACAAATAATTGAAAGAACCTCTGATTTGGCAGGAGATAATGTTGCTAAAGTGGATGTTATTCAAAATTGTTTAGAGATAATGGAAGAAAAAAATGGCATTTATGATTTAGTAATTGATTTGGATATTACTTCTCCTCTTAGGACAGTAAAAGATTTGGATGATATGGTTGAAAAGAAATTAAATACGGATTATGATTTGATTTTTTCTGTGACTGATTCTAGAAGAAATCCCTATTTTAACATGGTTATGGAAACCGAACATGGATATGATAGAGTGATTAAGTCTAATTTTAATACACGACAAGAGGCGCCAGTGATTTATGATATGAATGCATCTATTTATGTTTACTCTAGAGAATTCTTACAAAGAAAAGTGGGATTATTTGATGGAAAATGTGGAATTCATAAGATGTTTGACACTGGGGTATTGGATTTGGACCATGAAAATGACATGTTTTTAATGGAAGTTATTGCAAAATATCTTTTTGAAAATAATGAAGAGTTTGCTAAAGTTTACAATAATATTTAG
- a CDS encoding UDP-N-acetylglucosamine 4,6-dehydratase family protein: MLDDYYKGKKVLVTGGSGSIGRKIVAELLKYDVDVVRVFDNNETALFDLEQDLNSSKIRTFVGDIRDLKRLERAFKDIDIIFHAAAYKHVPLCEYNPMDAVKTNVGGTQNIIDAAITCDVEKVILISTDKAVNPVNVMGATKLLAERLMISSNAYSGADGTKFACVRFGNVLNSRGSVIPVFKKQIKNGGPLTITDEAMTRFIMHIHEAAKLILDAGSISEGGEIFILKMPSVKVTDLAEAMIEYYAPKYGYSVDDIEVEIIGKRIGEKLHEELMTPDEILYAEETNDLFIIRKEFVENHPNFIYDSSEIGQLSKNDILNVLSELE; this comes from the coding sequence ATGTTAGATGATTATTATAAAGGAAAAAAAGTTCTTGTTACAGGCGGTTCTGGATCTATTGGTAGAAAAATAGTTGCAGAGTTATTAAAGTATGATGTTGATGTTGTAAGAGTTTTTGATAATAATGAAACTGCTTTATTTGATTTGGAGCAAGATTTGAATTCATCCAAAATAAGGACATTTGTTGGAGATATTAGGGATTTAAAAAGACTTGAAAGGGCTTTTAAGGATATTGATATAATTTTTCATGCAGCTGCTTATAAACATGTTCCTTTATGCGAATATAATCCTATGGATGCTGTAAAAACAAATGTTGGAGGAACTCAAAATATTATTGATGCAGCTATTACCTGTGATGTTGAAAAAGTAATTTTAATCAGTACTGATAAGGCAGTAAATCCTGTAAATGTAATGGGAGCTACAAAATTGCTGGCTGAAAGATTAATGATTTCATCCAATGCATATAGTGGAGCTGATGGAACTAAATTTGCATGTGTCAGATTTGGAAATGTTTTAAACTCAAGAGGATCAGTCATTCCTGTGTTTAAAAAACAAATTAAAAATGGTGGTCCTTTAACTATTACAGATGAGGCAATGACTCGTTTTATTATGCACATTCATGAAGCTGCTAAATTGATTTTAGATGCGGGCAGCATCTCTGAAGGGGGAGAAATATTTATCTTAAAAATGCCTTCTGTTAAAGTAACTGATCTTGCTGAAGCAATGATTGAATATTATGCTCCTAAATATGGTTATTCAGTTGATGATATTGAGGTTGAGATTATTGGAAAGCGTATAGGAGAAAAATTACACGAAGAGCTAATGACTCCAGATGAAATCTTATATGCTGAAGAAACAAATGATTTATTTATTATTAGAAAAGAATTTGTTGAAAATCATCCTAATTTCATTTATGACTCTTCTGAAATTGGCCAATTATCAAAAAATGATATTTTAAATGTTTTATCTGAATTAGAATGA
- a CDS encoding alanine--glyoxylate aminotransferase family protein, whose product MLNFTVGPVMSSDEVLRIGGEQTPYFRNDEFSEVMFENEKLMTEFVYAGENSRTVFITGSGTAAMEATVMNVFSAEDKVLVVNGGGFGQRFADLCKIHNIPFEDIKLDFGQDLTQDILNQYSDKGFTGFLVNICETSSGVHYDLDLISDFCNKNDIFLVVDAISSFLADPINMKEQNINAFITGSQKALACPPGVSIVVLDEKALERVEKNPVKSMYFDLKDALKNGERGQTPFTPAVTILLQINARLKEIKARGGVEAEIKRISNLAEDFRSRIEDLPLEIKCKNLGNAVTSVYTNSSANEIVNTLKKEYSIWVNPSGGEVADKMFRVGHIGDLSIQDNDKLIEALHDLEKRGILK is encoded by the coding sequence ATGTTAAATTTTACTGTTGGTCCTGTAATGAGTAGTGATGAAGTTTTAAGAATTGGTGGTGAGCAAACTCCATATTTCAGAAATGATGAATTTTCAGAGGTAATGTTTGAAAATGAGAAATTAATGACGGAATTTGTATATGCCGGTGAAAATTCAAGGACTGTTTTCATCACAGGTTCTGGAACTGCTGCCATGGAAGCTACAGTAATGAATGTATTTTCGGCTGAAGATAAGGTTTTGGTTGTAAATGGTGGTGGATTCGGTCAGCGTTTTGCTGATTTATGCAAAATCCACAATATTCCTTTTGAAGACATTAAACTTGACTTTGGCCAGGATTTAACACAAGATATTTTAAATCAATACTCTGATAAGGGATTCACCGGATTTTTGGTAAATATCTGCGAAACCAGTTCTGGAGTTCATTATGATTTGGATTTAATCAGCGATTTCTGCAATAAGAATGATATATTTTTAGTGGTGGATGCAATAAGCTCTTTTCTTGCAGATCCAATTAACATGAAAGAACAAAATATCAACGCATTTATAACAGGTTCACAAAAAGCACTTGCCTGTCCTCCTGGAGTTTCAATAGTTGTTCTAGATGAAAAAGCACTGGAAAGAGTTGAAAAAAATCCTGTCAAATCAATGTATTTTGACCTTAAGGATGCTCTTAAAAATGGTGAGCGAGGCCAAACTCCATTTACTCCTGCAGTAACTATTCTGCTTCAGATAAATGCAAGATTGAAAGAAATCAAAGCTCGAGGTGGGGTAGAAGCAGAAATTAAAAGAATCTCAAATTTAGCAGAAGATTTCCGCTCAAGAATTGAAGATTTGCCTTTGGAGATAAAATGCAAAAATTTAGGTAACGCAGTAACCAGTGTTTACACAAATTCATCTGCAAATGAAATCGTAAACACATTAAAAAAAGAGTATTCCATCTGGGTAAATCCAAGCGGAGGAGAAGTTGCTGATAAAATGTTTAGAGTAGGCCATATTGGTGATTTATCAATTCAGGATAACGACAAACTCATCGAAGCATTGCATGACTTAGAAAAAAGAGGAATACTAAAATGA
- a CDS encoding UPF0104 family protein translates to MDKKSAFFIILSIVILAVMLYFIGIDKLIDAIEDANLLILGVAVLIQIGTYFLYTYRWQIVNSIADINVSFKKLLPIVMVGLAVNNITPSGRGGGEPVRAYILAKEHGYDLKETFATVIADRMLDTFPFIVLAIITIIATVLYFDFPMWLEVILVLSVIAIVIILGMLIYMCINEGFGVRVENLIFKLTHRFYKKGSENLKIKIHENISGFQDTMKMLISDRKLFYYTIPLSFLIWVFEILRVYVVFLAFGATLNVIVIGEVFILASLVGMIPLLPGGLGAVDGLMMGLYSRAGCPQGLAGPVTLVERLISFWMASIIGLVILPHYGSSVLEKISIGNSAEELDNSINEE, encoded by the coding sequence ATGGATAAAAAATCAGCATTTTTCATCATACTAAGTATTGTAATTCTTGCAGTAATGCTTTATTTTATAGGAATTGACAAGCTAATTGATGCAATTGAAGATGCCAATCTTTTAATATTGGGAGTAGCTGTCCTAATTCAGATTGGAACCTATTTCTTATATACATACCGCTGGCAGATAGTCAACAGTATTGCAGATATAAACGTCAGCTTTAAAAAACTCCTGCCGATTGTAATGGTGGGGCTTGCTGTTAACAACATCACACCGTCCGGACGTGGCGGAGGTGAACCTGTAAGGGCATACATTTTAGCTAAAGAACACGGTTATGATTTAAAAGAGACTTTCGCAACCGTTATTGCTGATAGAATGCTTGACACTTTTCCGTTTATTGTTTTAGCAATCATCACAATCATTGCAACTGTCCTATACTTTGATTTCCCGATGTGGCTTGAAGTCATTCTTGTCCTTTCAGTAATAGCTATCGTAATTATTCTGGGGATGCTGATTTACATGTGCATCAATGAAGGCTTTGGAGTTAGAGTCGAAAATCTCATTTTCAAGCTGACCCACAGATTCTACAAGAAAGGCTCTGAAAACCTTAAAATAAAAATCCATGAAAACATTTCAGGTTTTCAGGACACTATGAAAATGCTTATTTCAGACAGAAAACTCTTCTACTATACCATTCCGCTTTCATTTCTGATTTGGGTTTTTGAAATCCTAAGAGTTTATGTGGTATTTCTGGCATTCGGTGCAACACTCAATGTAATCGTCATCGGTGAAGTATTTATCCTTGCTTCTCTTGTCGGTATGATTCCGCTTTTACCGGGCGGTCTTGGTGCAGTTGACGGTTTGATGATGGGACTTTATTCAAGGGCAGGCTGTCCTCAGGGTCTTGCAGGACCTGTAACTTTAGTCGAAAGGCTAATATCATTCTGGATGGCATCAATAATAGGACTTGTAATTCTTCCGCATTACGGATCTTCAGTTCTTGAAAAGATTTCCATTGGAAATTCCGCCGAAGAGCTTGATAATTCAATTAATGAAGAATAG
- a CDS encoding DegT/DnrJ/EryC1/StrS aminotransferase family protein, with amino-acid sequence MNVPLFEIYNDEEDVKLVSEQIASGKFWAVGSKVTEFEDMIADYIGTKHAITFNSGTSALHAALLAHGIGKGDEVIVPSFTFIATVNSPLFVGAKPIFADIEEETLGLNPELVEEKITKNTKAIIPVHYGGCPCKIKELTDIAEDNNLVLIEDAAEAFGASVDGKNIGTFGDSNILSFCQNKIITTGEGGAIVTDSDEIYEKLKLIRSHGRLESGDYFSTVGLFDYIELGFNWRMSNLTATLGISQIKKADKIIEMRKNNVGYLSKRILEETDEITIPEVPQGYNHVYQLFSVLANKRDELIDYLSDNGISSKIYFDPVHKSEFYKNRLKYDDVLPVTEKMHEKTITLPMFPTLTTEQMDYMADTIGKFYK; translated from the coding sequence ATGAATGTCCCATTATTTGAAATTTATAATGATGAAGAAGATGTTAAACTAGTTTCCGAACAAATTGCTTCAGGTAAATTTTGGGCTGTTGGCTCAAAGGTTACTGAATTTGAAGACATGATTGCTGATTATATTGGGACAAAACATGCGATAACATTTAATTCAGGCACTTCTGCTTTACACGCTGCTTTACTGGCTCATGGAATTGGAAAAGGTGACGAGGTCATTGTTCCGTCATTTACATTTATTGCTACTGTAAATTCTCCATTGTTTGTAGGAGCAAAACCTATATTTGCAGATATTGAAGAAGAGACTTTAGGATTAAATCCGGAATTAGTTGAAGAAAAAATTACAAAAAATACTAAAGCTATTATTCCGGTTCACTATGGTGGATGTCCATGTAAAATTAAAGAATTAACGGATATTGCTGAAGATAATAATTTAGTACTAATTGAAGATGCTGCAGAAGCTTTTGGTGCTTCTGTTGATGGAAAAAATATTGGTACTTTCGGTGATTCAAATATTTTAAGTTTCTGTCAAAATAAGATTATAACAACTGGTGAAGGTGGAGCGATTGTCACAGATTCTGATGAAATTTATGAAAAATTAAAATTGATTAGGTCTCACGGAAGATTGGAAAGTGGGGACTATTTCTCAACTGTAGGATTATTTGATTATATTGAACTTGGTTTTAACTGGAGAATGTCAAATTTAACTGCAACTTTGGGAATTTCACAAATTAAAAAGGCGGATAAAATCATTGAAATGAGAAAAAATAATGTTGGATATCTTTCTAAAAGAATATTGGAAGAAACAGATGAAATAACTATTCCTGAAGTTCCGCAAGGTTATAATCATGTTTATCAATTATTCTCAGTTTTAGCAAATAAAAGGGATGAATTAATAGATTACTTGTCAGATAATGGAATATCATCTAAAATTTACTTTGATCCTGTTCACAAATCTGAATTTTATAAAAACAGATTAAAATATGATGATGTATTGCCTGTTACTGAGAAAATGCATGAAAAAACAATTACTCTGCCTATGTTTCCTACATTAACAACTGAGCAAATGGATTATATGGCTGATACTATTGGAAAATTCTATAAATAG